The [Eubacterium] siraeum genome contains a region encoding:
- the hpt gene encoding hypoxanthine phosphoribosyltransferase — protein MKNIHDDIERVLFTSEELVKRAEEIGRQITQDYKGEEVTVIGILKGSFMFLSDVLKNVDLYTKLDFVTVQSYGNGTTSGELRLTKDISADIKGKHVILVEDILDSGKTLKFVKDLFLEREPASIKVCTLLNKKVRKSEVIKADYIGFDVDNVFVVGYGLDYAQLYRNLPYIGELKVEAR, from the coding sequence GTGAAAAACATACATGATGACATTGAAAGAGTACTTTTTACGAGCGAGGAGCTTGTAAAAAGAGCTGAGGAAATAGGCAGACAGATAACACAGGACTATAAGGGCGAAGAAGTAACCGTGATAGGCATACTGAAAGGCTCGTTTATGTTCCTTTCGGATGTGCTGAAGAATGTCGATCTTTATACAAAGCTGGATTTCGTAACGGTTCAGTCTTACGGAAACGGCACCACATCCGGAGAATTAAGACTGACTAAGGATATTTCGGCAGATATAAAGGGCAAACACGTTATTCTTGTCGAGGACATTCTCGACAGCGGAAAAACGCTGAAATTCGTAAAGGATCTTTTCCTTGAAAGAGAGCCTGCGTCGATAAAGGTATGCACTCTGCTCAACAAGAAAGTCAGAAAATCAGAAGTAATCAAGGCTGATTATATCGGCTTTGACGTTGACAATGTGTTCGTAGTAGGATACGGACTTGACTACGCCCAGCTTTACAGGAACCTTCCTTACATAGGTGAGCTTAA
- the rplI gene encoding 50S ribosomal protein L9 — protein MKVIFTQDVAGSGKKGEVKEVKDAYARNCLIKKGLAVEATNENLNHLEGQKASAQHKLDVEAANAKKIKDTIDGKVLTFKAKAGQGGKLFGSVTSKDISALIKRDFGFDVDKRKIVTKSDIKSFGTFTAEARLFTGIVAQFSVKVEEE, from the coding sequence ATGAAGGTAATTTTCACACAGGACGTTGCAGGCTCAGGCAAGAAGGGCGAGGTAAAGGAAGTAAAGGACGCTTATGCAAGAAACTGCCTTATAAAGAAGGGTCTTGCGGTCGAGGCTACAAACGAGAATCTTAACCACCTTGAAGGACAGAAGGCGTCCGCACAGCACAAGCTCGATGTTGAAGCCGCCAACGCAAAGAAGATAAAGGATACTATCGACGGCAAGGTGCTTACATTCAAGGCAAAAGCAGGTCAGGGCGGAAAGCTGTTCGGCTCTGTTACCAGCAAGGATATAAGCGCACTTATAAAGCGTGATTTCGGCTTTGATGTTGATAAGAGAAAAATCGTTACAAAAAGCGATATAAAATCATTCGGTACATTCACTGCAGAGGCAAGGCTGTTTACAGGCATCGTTGCACAGTTCAGTGTAAAGGTTGAGGAAGAATAA
- the tilS gene encoding tRNA lysidine(34) synthetase TilS has protein sequence MINKGDTVIAAVSGGADSVALLYVLYSLKDELGFSLAACHVNHNLRGEESDSDERFVRRMCRFLDIPLYTASIKVNDLRQKHDSLEECARRLRYDFFESISKGRLIATAHTASDNCETILINMVRGTALSGICGIPAKRDNIIRPLLYNTREDIELYCSENCLDYVTDSTNLSDDYTRNKIRHKVVPLLKEINPSLFSAISRLSQSVSDDDRYLDKIASELMEKARTADNKYDVGILRTADECILRRIVTMIFKDNDIPPNMKAVESCVGIIRAGQGKINPCQFRFVQIRKKKLFVVTDREKFRRN, from the coding sequence ATGATAAATAAGGGCGATACTGTAATTGCGGCGGTAAGCGGCGGCGCAGACAGCGTCGCCTTGCTGTATGTCTTATATTCGCTGAAAGACGAACTCGGCTTTTCGCTTGCCGCCTGCCATGTAAATCATAATCTGCGTGGTGAGGAAAGCGACAGCGATGAGCGGTTTGTCCGCAGAATGTGCAGATTTCTTGACATTCCGCTGTACACCGCAAGCATAAAGGTAAACGATTTGCGGCAAAAGCACGACAGCCTTGAGGAATGTGCAAGGCGGTTAAGGTACGATTTCTTCGAGAGCATAAGCAAGGGCAGGCTGATAGCGACCGCACACACAGCATCGGATAACTGCGAAACCATTCTCATAAATATGGTCAGAGGCACTGCACTCTCGGGTATATGCGGAATTCCGGCAAAGCGTGACAATATAATCCGTCCGCTGTTATACAACACCCGTGAGGATATAGAGCTTTATTGCAGTGAAAACTGTCTTGATTATGTCACGGACAGCACCAATCTGTCCGATGATTATACAAGAAACAAGATAAGACATAAGGTCGTGCCTTTGCTGAAGGAAATAAACCCCTCGCTTTTCAGTGCGATAAGCAGGTTGTCGCAGTCTGTGTCGGACGATGACAGGTATCTTGACAAAATAGCATCGGAGCTTATGGAAAAGGCTCGCACCGCCGATAATAAATATGATGTCGGTATACTGCGCACCGCCGATGAGTGCATACTTCGCCGTATCGTTACGATGATTTTCAAGGATAACGATATACCGCCGAATATGAAAGCGGTTGAAAGCTGCGTAGGAATTATAAGAGCCGGACAGGGAAAGATAAATCCGTGCCAGTTCAGATTTGTTCAGATAAGAAAGAAAAAGCTGTTTGTTGTTACAGACCGTGAGAAATTCAGACGAAATTAA
- the dnaB gene encoding replicative DNA helicase translates to MAEMELAGVNLPYSLDAEQSVLGAILLDGNANMPKASAKLHPEHFYVKVHTDIYTVMMQMFAASDNIDVVTVLENCMKNNVFESQEEGRNYLVKLMETVPSISSVDRYIEIVEDKYTRRLLISIAGDILENANEGQTDTAALLELAEKRIYDIRNENQVKGLTRLNAVIVGILNELSELCANPDKQGIQGLKSGFPSLDKYIHGLNKSDLLIVAARPGMGKTSFAMNMATNVAKYHPEKSICVFNLEMSKEQLVKRMLSSEGRISSELMSTGRFDPAQWRNLADAAFVLSNMNIYIDDSSAITVNEMKAKLRRVDNLGLIVIDYLQLISSGRRDLNRVNEISEMTRNLKIMAKELNVPIIVLSQLARSAEKKDDKRPMLSDLRDSGSIEQDADIVLFLYRDSYYNKEAEDQRACKCIVAKNRHGETNDVNMIWDGQYTRFTDVEYVHAEQ, encoded by the coding sequence ATGGCTGAGATGGAGCTTGCGGGGGTAAATCTTCCGTACAGCCTTGACGCAGAGCAGTCCGTACTGGGTGCTATACTGCTTGACGGAAACGCAAATATGCCGAAAGCGTCGGCAAAACTGCACCCGGAGCATTTCTATGTAAAAGTCCACACCGATATATACACTGTTATGATGCAGATGTTTGCGGCAAGTGACAATATTGATGTTGTTACCGTGCTTGAAAACTGCATGAAGAACAATGTTTTCGAGTCGCAGGAGGAAGGCAGAAACTATCTTGTAAAGCTGATGGAAACCGTCCCCAGCATCTCAAGCGTTGACAGATATATAGAAATAGTCGAGGATAAGTACACAAGACGGCTTCTTATAAGCATAGCAGGCGATATTCTTGAAAATGCAAACGAAGGACAGACGGACACTGCCGCTCTGCTTGAGCTTGCCGAAAAAAGAATATACGATATAAGAAACGAGAACCAGGTAAAAGGTCTTACAAGGCTGAACGCTGTCATTGTCGGCATTCTCAACGAGCTTTCCGAGCTTTGCGCAAACCCCGACAAGCAAGGCATACAAGGTCTGAAATCGGGCTTTCCCTCGCTTGACAAGTACATACACGGATTGAATAAATCTGATTTGCTGATAGTTGCGGCACGTCCCGGTATGGGTAAAACATCATTCGCTATGAATATGGCGACAAATGTCGCAAAATATCATCCCGAAAAATCTATCTGCGTATTCAACCTCGAAATGTCAAAAGAACAGCTTGTAAAGCGTATGCTGTCCTCTGAGGGAAGAATTTCGAGCGAGCTTATGTCAACGGGCAGATTTGACCCTGCACAGTGGAGAAATCTTGCCGATGCCGCATTCGTACTGTCAAATATGAATATCTACATAGACGACAGTTCAGCGATAACTGTCAATGAAATGAAGGCAAAGCTGCGCCGTGTCGATAATCTCGGGCTGATAGTAATAGACTATCTTCAGCTTATTTCTTCGGGCAGAAGGGATCTTAACCGTGTAAACGAAATTTCGGAAATGACACGAAACCTCAAGATAATGGCGAAGGAACTTAATGTTCCGATAATCGTACTGTCACAGCTTGCACGTTCCGCCGAAAAAAAGGACGACAAACGTCCTATGCTGTCAGACCTGCGTGATTCCGGTTCTATCGAGCAGGACGCAGATATAGTTCTGTTCCTGTACCGTGACAGCTATTATAACAAAGAGGCAGAGGATCAGAGAGCCTGTAAGTGTATCGTTGCTAAGAACCGTCACGGTGAAACCAACGATGTAAACATGATATGGGACGGTCAGTACACGAGATTTACAGATGTGGAGTATGTCCATGCCGAGCAGTAA
- a CDS encoding DHH family phosphoesterase translates to MKNFYRDGGLVISVSALVIALVIIQGYIYTKDINVFWLSAPFVVLIGGFAIGKLIQVTRKTFQYYARIDDELESKMHMSVHSFPMSAVIIDSAGRIVWTNGKFTEEFPDCCEYGMELSNITDIPPADFFTDDGITVRYKDKVYKVFARIPDENEAKELTLLFFKNITDITALETEKKLSQPVVILFMVDGYEELISGCLESEKAHVSVQIDKLLEDFAGQTTGVLRKNASDRFIAVIEERHLQEILRNKVEILDKAREIFVNDRLNVTMSIGIGRTGKTLKESEQFARQALEMALGRGGDQAAVKTDNGFEFYGGVSKGVERHTKVKTRIIANSLLELVDNADKIFIMGHKYSDLDSVGSSVGLTCAIRNLGKSAWAVCDYSTSLAKVLIDRFPHVDGEEPLFTEPADAMEELTDNSLLIICDTHNPLIIESKELYEKAKKVVVIDHHRKMVNYIDNAVIFHHEPYASSASEMVTELIQYFGEAGKLRAVQAECLLAGIMLDTKNFVMKTGVRTFEAAAVLRKMGADTITVKKMFSSSIDSYKRKTQIVAEAEIYRKCAIAPCDFYADDLRIVAPQAADELLTIKNVDASFVLFKTMSNEISISARSMGNLNVQLIMEALGGGGHQTMAGAQLKDVTVNEALDTLKKSIDDYYLSLIKVNSNDNKTAQRS, encoded by the coding sequence GTGAAGAATTTTTATCGTGACGGCGGACTTGTAATATCGGTTTCCGCACTGGTTATCGCACTGGTGATAATTCAGGGATATATTTACACGAAGGACATCAATGTATTCTGGCTGTCTGCGCCTTTTGTTGTGCTTATCGGCGGTTTTGCGATAGGAAAACTGATACAGGTCACAAGAAAAACATTCCAGTATTATGCACGAATAGACGATGAGCTTGAATCGAAAATGCATATGTCCGTGCATAGCTTTCCTATGTCCGCCGTTATAATCGACAGTGCCGGAAGAATAGTCTGGACAAACGGAAAGTTTACCGAGGAATTCCCCGACTGTTGCGAATACGGTATGGAACTGTCAAATATAACCGATATTCCGCCTGCCGATTTCTTCACCGATGACGGAATAACCGTCAGATACAAGGACAAGGTATATAAGGTTTTTGCAAGAATACCCGATGAGAACGAAGCAAAAGAACTGACGCTGTTATTCTTCAAGAACATAACCGACATAACCGCTCTTGAAACAGAGAAAAAGCTGTCACAGCCCGTTGTCATACTGTTTATGGTAGACGGCTACGAGGAGCTTATAAGCGGTTGCCTTGAAAGTGAAAAGGCGCACGTTTCGGTACAGATAGACAAGCTGCTTGAAGATTTTGCGGGACAGACAACAGGCGTACTCAGAAAGAATGCGTCCGACAGATTTATAGCCGTAATAGAAGAAAGACACCTGCAGGAAATCCTGCGTAACAAGGTCGAAATCCTCGATAAAGCAAGAGAAATTTTCGTAAATGACCGCCTTAACGTAACAATGTCGATAGGTATAGGCAGAACAGGTAAAACGCTCAAAGAAAGCGAACAGTTCGCACGTCAGGCACTTGAAATGGCACTCGGACGAGGCGGTGATCAGGCGGCTGTAAAGACGGACAACGGCTTTGAATTTTACGGCGGTGTTTCAAAGGGCGTTGAGCGTCACACGAAGGTCAAGACACGAATCATCGCAAACTCACTGCTTGAGCTTGTTGACAATGCAGACAAGATATTCATAATGGGTCACAAGTACAGCGACCTTGACAGCGTAGGCTCATCTGTAGGCCTTACCTGCGCCATAAGGAATCTCGGCAAGAGTGCCTGGGCGGTATGCGACTACAGCACCTCGCTTGCAAAAGTCCTGATAGACAGATTCCCCCACGTTGACGGTGAAGAACCGCTGTTCACAGAGCCTGCGGATGCTATGGAGGAGCTGACGGACAATTCACTGCTGATTATCTGCGATACGCATAATCCGCTGATAATAGAAAGCAAGGAGCTTTACGAAAAAGCAAAGAAGGTAGTTGTCATCGACCACCACAGGAAGATGGTAAACTACATAGACAATGCGGTAATATTCCACCACGAGCCGTATGCTTCATCCGCATCAGAAATGGTGACGGAGCTTATACAGTATTTCGGTGAGGCAGGAAAGCTGAGAGCGGTGCAGGCGGAGTGTCTGCTTGCAGGCATTATGCTTGATACAAAGAATTTCGTTATGAAAACGGGCGTAAGAACATTTGAGGCGGCGGCTGTACTGCGTAAAATGGGTGCGGATACGATAACCGTAAAGAAGATGTTCTCAAGCTCTATAGACAGCTACAAGAGAAAAACACAGATAGTCGCAGAGGCGGAAATTTACCGCAAGTGTGCGATAGCACCGTGTGACTTCTATGCGGACGATCTGAGGATAGTCGCTCCGCAGGCGGCAGATGAACTGCTGACTATCAAGAATGTTGACGCATCGTTTGTATTGTTCAAAACGATGAGCAACGAAATATCAATAAGCGCAAGAAGTATGGGTAACTTAAACGTCCAGCTTATAATGGAGGCTCTTGGCGGCGGCGGTCATCAGACTATGGCAGGTGCTCAGCTAAAGGACGTTACGGTAAACGAAGCGCTTGATACTCTCAAGAAGTCGATTGACGACTACTATTTAAGTCTTATAAAGGTAAACTCAAACGATAACAAGACTGCACAGCGCAGTTAA